A window of Synechococcus sp. WH 8109 genomic DNA:
TGGTGTGGCCATGAACAGGCCTACGTCTTCAAAGGTTTCGTTGTAGATCGTGTCGTCTTCGTCCGGCACTCGGATCTCCAGGGGCACATGGCGCTCCTGCTTGGTTTTTGGATCCACGTAGCCGATGTCCGGCCCTTCCGGATCACCGCTCTGGAGCACGTAGAAGTCTTCGGCCCGGATGAAGGGCAGGCCGTCATAGAAGCCCTTGAGGGCGAGATCGACGAAGGCGCCTGCGGTGAGTGGGGCGTTGTAGCCATCCACAACGGTGGTCAGCTCCCCCTGGGTGGTGCTCACGCTGAGGGTGGCTCGTCCCTGTAGCCGTGGCAGGGCATCGAAATCTGCGGGGATCTCCCGTTCAAAGCCGTCGGGCACCAGCAGGGCCTCCACATCACCGATGCAGCGCAGCGTCCGGCGTCGATCGGCGATGAAACCTGGTTTGTCGGTGGCTTTGACCTTCTCTTTGAGGTCTTCAAGGCCCTTATCCACGCGCTCAAACAGCGCTTCAGCCGTACTGCGCTTGGCTTCAGGCACCGCGTTCAGGATGGTGTCGCGGCGGGTGTTGAGCAGTGATTCAGTGCGTGACACCGTCTTGCCGAGGGCTGTCCAGCGTTTGGCCCGCAGATCGTCACTGGTGAGTTCCAGCCGATGCTGCAGTTCGCGGATGTCATCCTGATCGAAGGGAAGCGCGTCCCGAAGAATCGCGGCAGGGTCCTTCACAGCATTGCCCTGGGGTAATGAGGCCCAGGCAGGGGCGGCGATTGTGATCAGAGCAAAGCTGATCAGAACTGCAAGGACGGCGTTCAAACGCTGATGGACCAAGGGGGAACCCCAGTGCTGACGGGACTTTGGCACAGCCGTATAGTCCGATGAACCGTTCGGTGGGAATGATCTCCAGTAACGACTTCCGCACCGGCACCACGATTGAGATCGATGGGGCCGTCTGGCGTGTTGTCGAGTTCTTGCACGTCAAGCCCGGCAAGGGATCTGCCTTCGTGCGCACCAAGCTCAAGGCGGTGAAGTCAGGCAACGTGGTGGAGAAGACCTTCCGCGCCGGGGAGATGCTTCCCCAGGCGATGTTGGAGAAATCCTCGCTTCAGCACACCTACATGGAGGGTGAGGACTATGTCTTCATGGATATGGCCACATACGAGGAGACCCGCCTCAGCGCCGACCAGATCGGCGAGAGCCGCAAATACCTCAAGGAGGGCATGGAGGTGAACGTGGTGTCCTGGAACGACACCCCCCTCGAGGTTGAACTGCCCAACTCCGTGGTTCTTGAGATCAAAGAAACCGACCCTGGCGTCAAAGGCGACACCGCCACCGGTGGCACAAAGCCCGCCATTCTTGAGACCGGTGCACAAGTGATGGTTCCGCTCTTCCTTTCTGTGGGAGAAAAGATCAAAGTGGATACCCGCAACGACAGTTACCTCGGGCGCGAAAACGGATGACCATGCAGCTGGATCACGAACAACTGCACCGCTTGCTGGAGGCACTCGGCGAGAGCGACATCCAGGAGTTCCGGTTGGAAGGGGACGACTTCCGTCTGGAAATCCGTCGCAACCTGCCGGCCCAGGCCGTCATGGCCCCGGTCATGCCTGCTCCCGTAGCTGCTGCACCAGCGCCAGTTGCGCCCACCGAGCCTGCAGC
This region includes:
- a CDS encoding peptidylprolyl isomerase produces the protein MVHQRLNAVLAVLISFALITIAAPAWASLPQGNAVKDPAAILRDALPFDQDDIRELQHRLELTSDDLRAKRWTALGKTVSRTESLLNTRRDTILNAVPEAKRSTAEALFERVDKGLEDLKEKVKATDKPGFIADRRRTLRCIGDVEALLVPDGFEREIPADFDALPRLQGRATLSVSTTQGELTTVVDGYNAPLTAGAFVDLALKGFYDGLPFIRAEDFYVLQSGDPEGPDIGYVDPKTKQERHVPLEIRVPDEDDTIYNETFEDVGLFMATPTLPFATLGTLGWAHSDQALDDGSSQFFMFLYEAELTPAGLNLVDGRNAAFGYVVDGFDVLEELGVDDRITAVKVIEGANQLKAHA
- the efp gene encoding elongation factor P; this encodes MISSNDFRTGTTIEIDGAVWRVVEFLHVKPGKGSAFVRTKLKAVKSGNVVEKTFRAGEMLPQAMLEKSSLQHTYMEGEDYVFMDMATYEETRLSADQIGESRKYLKEGMEVNVVSWNDTPLEVELPNSVVLEIKETDPGVKGDTATGGTKPAILETGAQVMVPLFLSVGEKIKVDTRNDSYLGRENG